In Treponema rectale, a single genomic region encodes these proteins:
- a CDS encoding flavin reductase family protein: protein MFKVIRPEAITDNPFKMIGKDYMLVSACTTKQDEEGKLITGRPNTMTASWGGCGVLWNKPVATIYLRPQRYTKEIIDQTDTFSLSILSEKYKSALEYCGSHSGRDGDKFRPAKLDVEYMNGTPWIKQARLVIFCRKLYAQEFDPYSFADELICKQNYRKDDFHTMYIGEIIKVMEEQRK from the coding sequence ATGTTTAAAGTTATCAGACCAGAAGCAATTACAGACAATCCGTTCAAAATGATCGGAAAAGACTACATGCTTGTAAGTGCGTGCACGACAAAACAGGATGAAGAAGGAAAGCTTATAACAGGACGCCCGAACACCATGACTGCAAGCTGGGGAGGATGCGGAGTCTTATGGAACAAGCCGGTTGCAACAATATATCTTCGTCCACAGCGCTATACAAAAGAAATCATTGATCAGACCGATACATTCTCGCTCAGTATCTTAAGTGAAAAATACAAGAGTGCCCTTGAATACTGCGGAAGCCACTCAGGAAGAGACGGAGATAAATTCCGACCTGCTAAACTTGATGTAGAATACATGAACGGAACTCCGTGGATAAAACAGGCAAGGCTTGTAATTTTCTGCAGAAAACTCTATGCGCAGGAATTTGATCCTTACTCTTTTGCAGATGAACTTATATGCAAGCAGAATTACCGCAAGGATGATTTTCACACAATGTACATCGGTGAAATAATAAAAGTAATGGAAGAGCAAAGAAAATAA
- a CDS encoding TetR/AcrR family transcriptional regulator, whose amino-acid sequence MPDSNTKDQIIKSMLNTAFYKSAGETSLANIAEGVNIKKASIYNHFNSREHLIEETCRSCKEYIEQISFIPSDIDSVSKKYPAETVLKGIVDRYFKMHEKQPLIQIYTFIQSQKYFTPEVMDIIQAQKTALISQTEKVLLSLIQNEKINLDSNDVHSTAMWFCSAINDMLSNYLLERKKDMLPFPEKNADKMANAKSDDAAIEKINAYIEKFAELLK is encoded by the coding sequence ATGCCGGATTCAAATACAAAGGATCAGATTATAAAAAGCATGCTGAATACAGCCTTCTACAAATCAGCAGGAGAAACAAGCCTTGCAAACATAGCAGAAGGCGTTAACATAAAAAAAGCTTCCATCTACAATCACTTCAACAGCAGGGAACACCTTATTGAAGAAACCTGCCGTTCCTGCAAGGAATACATTGAACAGATAAGTTTCATTCCTTCAGACATTGATTCCGTTTCAAAAAAATACCCGGCAGAAACCGTTCTCAAGGGAATAGTAGACCGCTACTTCAAGATGCATGAAAAACAGCCGCTGATTCAGATTTATACTTTTATTCAGAGTCAGAAATATTTTACTCCGGAAGTTATGGATATAATTCAGGCGCAGAAGACAGCCCTCATCTCTCAGACAGAAAAAGTCCTGCTTTCTTTGATTCAGAATGAAAAAATAAATCTTGATTCAAACGATGTTCATTCCACTGCCATGTGGTTCTGTTCCGCAATAAACGACATGCTCAGCAATTATCTTCTTGAACGCAAAAAGGACATGCTGCCATTCCCGGAAAAAAATGCAGATAAAATGGCAAATGCAAAAAGTGATGATGCCGCAATAGAAAAAATAAATGCCTACATTGAAAAGTTTGCCGAACTTTTAAAATAA